In Pedobacter heparinus DSM 2366, the following are encoded in one genomic region:
- a CDS encoding acyltransferase family protein, protein MTAQTALDKPVRLLSLDFFRGATVAAMILVNNPGDWGHIYAPLEHAEWNGCTPTDLIFPFFLFIVGVSIAYAMGGKKADPSSHGKTIVKALKRASILFGLGLFLSLFPKVFTAPLEAFQQVRIPGVLQRIAVVFLISAIIFLKNTEKNIFKILLAILAVYWALMTFIPVPGVGYANLEKETNLGAWLDRSILTEAHLWKSAKTWDPEGILSTLPAIATGLFGILVGVYLKRKDVDAATKISWLFCTGCAAVALGLLWDLQFPINKSLWTSSFVLYTGGLATMILSLCYWIIDVQQYNRFTKPFVVYGVNAITVFFLSGLIPRIFRMITVKGSNGSDMNLQSWLYSGFAASFSPINASLAWAISFILFWLVILWVMYNKKIIIKV, encoded by the coding sequence ATGACAGCTCAAACAGCCCTGGATAAGCCAGTAAGATTATTATCCCTTGATTTTTTCAGGGGTGCTACCGTTGCCGCGATGATCCTGGTTAATAATCCCGGAGACTGGGGCCATATTTATGCCCCGCTTGAACATGCTGAATGGAATGGCTGTACGCCAACAGACCTGATTTTCCCATTTTTCCTGTTTATTGTGGGGGTGTCTATCGCCTATGCAATGGGCGGTAAAAAAGCCGATCCTTCATCTCATGGTAAAACTATTGTTAAGGCCTTAAAAAGGGCATCGATCCTATTCGGACTGGGTTTGTTTTTATCCCTTTTCCCTAAAGTTTTTACAGCACCTCTTGAAGCGTTTCAACAGGTACGCATTCCGGGTGTATTGCAACGTATTGCGGTAGTGTTCTTGATTTCAGCCATTATCTTCCTTAAAAACACAGAGAAAAATATCTTTAAAATTTTATTAGCTATACTGGCCGTTTACTGGGCTTTAATGACCTTTATTCCGGTACCCGGGGTCGGCTATGCCAACCTGGAGAAAGAAACCAATCTAGGGGCCTGGCTGGACAGGAGCATCCTTACAGAAGCCCATTTATGGAAATCGGCCAAAACATGGGATCCGGAAGGCATACTGAGTACCCTGCCCGCTATTGCAACCGGACTGTTCGGAATCTTGGTTGGCGTGTATTTAAAGCGCAAAGATGTGGATGCCGCAACAAAAATTTCCTGGTTGTTTTGTACAGGATGTGCCGCTGTAGCTTTAGGCCTGCTTTGGGACCTTCAGTTCCCGATCAATAAATCTTTATGGACCAGTTCATTTGTACTTTATACGGGTGGCCTGGCCACGATGATCCTCTCTTTATGTTATTGGATCATCGACGTTCAGCAATACAACCGTTTTACCAAGCCATTTGTGGTATATGGAGTAAATGCAATTACGGTTTTCTTTTTATCCGGTCTGATCCCCAGAATATTCCGCATGATTACAGTTAAGGGGTCCAACGGATCGGATATGAACCTTCAGTCCTGGTTGTATTCAGGCTTTGCGGCATCTTTTTCGCCCATCAATGCCTCGCTGGCCTGGGCCATTAGTTTTATTTTGTTCTGGCTTGTGATTCTATGGGTGATGTACAACAAAAAAATCATTATAAAAGTTTAA
- the nagB gene encoding glucosamine-6-phosphate deaminase, whose translation MARLNLLEETRFEKLPVSVFENPKEASLSVAHRIGNLIKEKQKNNAQAVLGLATGATPIAVYAELVRMHREEGLSFKNVVTFNLDEYYPMQPNAAQSYVTFMNENLFDHIDIDKKNVNIPDGTLSLEEIPAFCLNYEKKIGDLGGLDIQILGIGRTGHIGFNEPGSAPNSGTRLVTLDDLTRRDAARDFGGKSFVPTKAITMGVGTIFKAREIILMAWNKKKAPIIKKTVEGEISSEVPATYLQLSDNVEFILDKDAASLLTRFDTPWLVKDCIWDEKLTRKAVIWLANTLKKPVLKLTEDDYNNNGMAQLAVEQGPVYNINIHIFNKLQHTITGWPGGKPNADDSQRPERAEPAKKRSIIFSPHPDDDVISMGGTFIRLVDQQQDVHVAYQTSGNTAVWDDDALRFVEFNIDFSEKMGLETAELKKLYQNMRSFIEQKKPNQIDTPEIQTVKGLIRKGEAIAGARYCGLADDHIHFMALPFYESGKSQKNPVTDADVVLTMELLQKVKPHQVFAAGDFEDPHGTHIVCFNIILEALRRLSKTEAWVKDCWLWMYRGAWQEFETYEIEMAVPLSPQEVERKKFAIFKHQSQKDRAVFPGDDAREFWQRAEDRNRETAQAYDSLGLAEYEAMEAFVRYKF comes from the coding sequence ATGGCTAGATTAAATCTTCTGGAAGAAACTCGCTTTGAAAAACTGCCTGTTTCTGTCTTTGAAAACCCCAAAGAAGCATCTTTAAGTGTTGCCCACCGGATCGGGAACCTCATTAAAGAAAAACAAAAAAACAATGCCCAGGCAGTTTTGGGTTTGGCTACAGGCGCAACCCCTATTGCTGTGTATGCTGAGCTGGTTAGAATGCACCGGGAGGAGGGTTTAAGTTTTAAAAACGTAGTAACGTTTAACCTTGATGAGTACTACCCTATGCAACCGAACGCTGCACAGAGCTATGTTACTTTCATGAATGAAAATCTGTTTGATCATATCGATATCGATAAGAAAAACGTAAACATTCCTGATGGTACATTGAGCTTAGAGGAGATCCCTGCATTTTGCCTGAATTATGAGAAAAAGATTGGAGACCTTGGAGGACTGGACATACAGATCCTCGGTATCGGACGTACAGGTCACATCGGATTCAACGAACCTGGCTCTGCACCTAACTCAGGCACACGCCTGGTTACACTGGACGACCTGACCAGACGTGATGCGGCCAGAGATTTTGGCGGTAAATCTTTTGTTCCCACAAAAGCTATTACCATGGGGGTAGGTACCATTTTTAAAGCCAGGGAAATCATTCTGATGGCCTGGAACAAGAAAAAGGCACCCATTATTAAGAAGACCGTTGAAGGAGAAATCTCGAGTGAGGTACCAGCAACCTATTTACAGCTATCTGATAATGTTGAATTTATTTTAGATAAAGATGCCGCTTCCTTACTGACACGTTTTGATACACCATGGTTGGTTAAGGATTGCATCTGGGATGAAAAGCTGACCAGGAAAGCGGTGATCTGGCTAGCCAATACGCTTAAAAAACCCGTGCTCAAACTTACCGAAGATGACTACAACAATAACGGTATGGCACAGCTTGCTGTTGAACAGGGCCCTGTTTACAACATCAATATTCATATATTTAATAAACTGCAACATACCATTACGGGCTGGCCGGGTGGTAAACCTAATGCAGATGACTCACAAAGACCGGAAAGAGCAGAGCCTGCTAAAAAACGCTCTATCATTTTCTCTCCACATCCTGATGATGATGTGATCTCTATGGGCGGGACATTTATACGCCTGGTAGATCAGCAACAAGACGTACATGTAGCGTACCAAACTTCGGGTAATACCGCAGTATGGGATGATGATGCCCTGCGTTTTGTAGAGTTTAACATCGATTTCTCAGAGAAAATGGGGCTTGAAACAGCTGAGTTAAAGAAACTGTACCAAAACATGCGTTCTTTTATTGAGCAAAAGAAACCCAACCAGATCGACACACCAGAAATACAAACGGTAAAAGGGCTGATCAGAAAAGGTGAAGCCATTGCCGGCGCACGTTATTGTGGTTTGGCAGACGACCACATTCATTTCATGGCATTGCCATTTTATGAAAGCGGCAAAAGCCAGAAGAACCCGGTTACCGATGCGGATGTGGTATTGACCATGGAGCTACTGCAAAAGGTAAAACCACACCAGGTATTTGCTGCTGGTGACTTTGAGGATCCGCATGGTACACACATTGTTTGTTTTAACATCATTCTGGAAGCCTTAAGACGCCTTTCGAAAACGGAGGCCTGGGTTAAAGATTGCTGGTTATGGATGTACCGCGGCGCGTGGCAGGAGTTTGAGACCTATGAAATTGAAATGGCCGTGCCGCTTAGTCCGCAGGAAGTTGAACGCAAGAAATTTGCTATTTTCAAACACCAGTCTCAAAAAGACAGGGCAGTATTCCCTGGTGATGATGCAAGGGAATTCTGGCAACGTGCCGAAGACAGGAACAGAGAAACCGCCCAGGCTTATGACAGTTTAGGTTTGGCAGAATATGAAGCGATGGAGGCTTTTGTCCGCTATAAGTTTTAG
- a CDS encoding glycoside hydrolase family 10 protein, which yields MFKLIIYALLTVIITPISLIAQSPSKIAPKREFRGVWVATVANIDWPSKPGLNIDQQKQELIGLLEQHKANGMNAIILQVRPAADAFYLKSREPWSQWLMGKQGMAPAPGYDPLAFAIKEAHSRGMELHAWFNPYRATMSASAVVSPDHMTRKRPDLFFVYGGKKQFDPGIPEVREYIVQVILDVVKGYDVDGIHFDDYFYPYKIAGQNINDAATFNKYPNGFSNIADWRRNNVDLLIKQLDDSIHHYKKYVKFGVSPFGIWKNLSEDSLGSATNGLSNYAELYADSRKWVKEGWVDYINPQVYFSFTRRAAPFATIADWWTNNAFGRHVYIGHGAYLIHNGSTRKEAAWAFPNQIPNQIRHIRGSNLIQGSVFFSSKSFSTVARALGDSLRNNYYKYPALPPQMPWLDDVVPNQPLNLNAEAHADGVHLKWERPLKASDGETASGYVIYRFNEGEKIDVLDARNIMRISFEDFPSFIDTNVERGKRYNYMVTALDRLKNESEPSGPVGVQTKELASVE from the coding sequence ATGTTTAAACTCATAATCTATGCACTATTAACAGTAATAATAACCCCTATTTCCCTAATAGCACAATCCCCATCAAAAATTGCTCCAAAAAGAGAGTTTAGAGGAGTTTGGGTTGCAACTGTTGCAAATATAGACTGGCCGTCTAAGCCAGGTCTAAACATTGATCAGCAAAAACAGGAACTCATAGGTCTGCTTGAACAACATAAAGCAAACGGGATGAATGCGATCATTTTACAGGTCAGACCTGCTGCTGATGCATTTTATTTAAAATCAAGAGAGCCCTGGAGCCAATGGTTGATGGGTAAACAGGGCATGGCACCGGCCCCCGGTTATGACCCGCTTGCTTTTGCCATTAAAGAAGCGCATTCCCGGGGTATGGAGCTCCATGCCTGGTTTAATCCTTACCGGGCAACGATGAGTGCAAGTGCAGTAGTGAGCCCGGACCACATGACCAGAAAAAGGCCGGACCTGTTTTTTGTATATGGCGGGAAAAAACAATTTGACCCTGGAATCCCTGAGGTTAGGGAGTACATTGTTCAGGTAATTCTTGATGTAGTAAAAGGCTATGATGTAGACGGAATTCATTTTGACGACTATTTTTATCCCTATAAGATTGCCGGACAGAACATTAATGATGCTGCAACATTTAATAAATACCCTAATGGTTTTAGCAATATTGCCGACTGGCGCCGTAACAATGTGGATTTGCTGATCAAACAGCTGGACGATAGCATTCATCATTATAAAAAATATGTGAAGTTTGGTGTGAGCCCATTTGGTATCTGGAAAAACCTTTCTGAGGACAGTTTGGGCTCGGCTACCAATGGACTATCCAATTACGCAGAATTATATGCAGATTCCCGGAAATGGGTAAAAGAAGGCTGGGTTGATTATATCAACCCCCAGGTTTACTTTAGCTTTACCAGAAGGGCTGCGCCCTTTGCCACCATCGCAGATTGGTGGACAAACAATGCTTTCGGAAGGCACGTTTATATTGGTCATGGTGCTTACCTGATCCATAATGGCAGTACCAGAAAAGAAGCGGCCTGGGCTTTTCCTAACCAGATCCCCAACCAGATCAGGCATATACGTGGGAGCAATCTGATCCAGGGTAGTGTCTTTTTTAGTTCCAAGTCATTCTCAACGGTTGCGCGGGCTCTTGGAGATTCATTGAGAAACAATTACTACAAGTATCCGGCACTCCCCCCTCAAATGCCCTGGCTTGATGATGTCGTGCCGAATCAACCGCTTAACCTTAACGCTGAAGCGCATGCCGATGGGGTTCATCTGAAATGGGAAAGGCCGTTAAAAGCAAGCGATGGTGAAACAGCTTCGGGCTATGTTATTTATCGTTTTAATGAGGGAGAGAAAATCGATGTGCTGGATGCGAGGAATATAATGAGGATCAGCTTTGAAGATTTTCCCAGCTTTATAGATACTAATGTAGAACGGGGGAAAAGGTACAATTACATGGTTACTGCATTGGACAGGTTAAAAAATGAAAGTGAACCCAGTGGTCCTGTTGGCGTGCAGACAAAAGAGCTGGCCAGTGTAGAATAA
- a CDS encoding M16 family metallopeptidase: MKKPFNILAICLVLNLSFYAPAYPQKKTVTAKKTIAVATQKNEGTPIPNDPDVKIGKLANGLTYYIRKNTEPKNRAELYLATRIGSLMENDDQQGLAHFTEHMAFNGTKDFPKNEMINYLQKAGVRFGADLNAYTSFDQTVYQLPIPTDSVAVFKNGFKILANWAGKIVMEGDEIDKERGVIVEEDRQRGKNAKERMSKQLLPLLLKDSRYANRLPIGKLDILHSFTHDKIRNFYKDWYRPNLQAVIAVGDFDVNEVERLIKANFSELTNPVNPRPRVAYDLPDNIAPLVKIITDPEQQYNVAQVMYKQRGRIMKTTADYKKSLMYNMINSMLGARLQEIMQKGNAPFIQAQSGYGPYQGGLVPGINAFQSFAVSSSGATLEKALTAVLAENERMSKYGFLQSELDVARKNILAGNEKRLKEKDKTASSSFVQKYLNNFLTGTSIPSTEFAYELTNKLVGEITLEQVNALAKTLITTENQIIIVQAPEKEKAGLPTEAQLLAALKNAGNGVTAYVDNSLNKPLLEQKPAAGKIVNEQKIDQIGVTELTLSNGIKVLLKPTDFKNDQIIFSSFSKGGTSLATDANFQSAETVGLIPQSGVGDFNPSQLNKLLAGNTGRGGAYIDGLYQGYRGSASPKDLETAFQMVYAYATNPRKDAELFNKSISDYKVVLANKSADPGSVFADTVQAVLSSYHKRGMPTNLSDLDKISLDESFNFYKNLFADNSGQTFVIVGAFNMETIKPLIETYIASLPASGQAHNFVDNGIYPPLGKVSKTVYKGLEDKASVELYLHGDYEFNAQNNVQLEALKAALEIKILERLREKESGVYSPRVGLSIKKYPKAHYYFTISFSCATANVEKLIGAALDEVKQIKDSGATADDISKFKSEEQRQIELSLRDNSYWLSYLTNRLKNGEALTQLLDAQQRINNVTVETTRATAQKYLNEDNYIRLVLLPQK; this comes from the coding sequence ATGAAAAAACCTTTTAATATCCTTGCGATATGCCTGGTGCTGAATTTATCATTTTATGCACCAGCGTATCCACAAAAGAAAACTGTAACCGCTAAAAAAACAATAGCTGTTGCTACGCAAAAAAATGAGGGAACACCAATTCCCAATGATCCTGATGTAAAAATTGGTAAACTGGCAAACGGTCTTACCTACTACATCAGGAAAAATACAGAACCTAAGAACAGGGCAGAATTATATCTGGCTACCCGGATTGGTTCGCTGATGGAAAATGACGACCAGCAAGGACTTGCCCACTTTACGGAACACATGGCCTTTAACGGCACAAAAGATTTCCCTAAAAACGAAATGATCAATTATCTGCAAAAGGCAGGTGTACGTTTTGGGGCCGATCTGAACGCCTACACAAGTTTTGATCAGACCGTTTACCAACTGCCTATTCCTACAGATAGTGTAGCTGTATTTAAGAATGGTTTCAAAATTTTGGCCAACTGGGCGGGTAAAATTGTAATGGAAGGAGATGAAATTGATAAAGAACGTGGTGTGATTGTAGAAGAAGACCGTCAGCGTGGTAAAAATGCCAAAGAGCGCATGAGTAAGCAATTGCTTCCCCTGCTCTTAAAAGACTCCCGCTATGCCAACCGTTTACCTATTGGTAAATTAGACATCTTGCATTCTTTTACACATGATAAGATCAGAAATTTTTATAAGGATTGGTACCGGCCAAATCTGCAGGCTGTAATTGCAGTAGGCGATTTCGACGTAAACGAAGTAGAACGGCTGATCAAAGCAAATTTTTCTGAACTGACCAATCCTGTAAACCCAAGACCTCGTGTGGCTTATGATCTTCCTGACAATATAGCTCCGCTGGTAAAAATAATCACCGATCCGGAGCAGCAATATAATGTTGCACAAGTAATGTACAAACAACGGGGCAGGATTATGAAAACCACTGCCGATTACAAAAAAAGTCTGATGTACAATATGATCAACAGCATGTTGGGGGCAAGGCTGCAGGAGATCATGCAAAAAGGCAATGCACCTTTTATCCAGGCACAAAGCGGATACGGTCCATACCAGGGCGGCCTGGTCCCAGGTATCAATGCTTTTCAATCATTTGCCGTTTCAAGTTCGGGAGCTACACTAGAAAAAGCACTGACTGCTGTACTTGCCGAGAATGAAAGGATGAGCAAATACGGCTTTTTGCAGTCTGAACTGGATGTAGCCAGAAAAAACATCCTTGCCGGAAACGAAAAAAGGTTAAAAGAAAAAGACAAAACAGCTTCCTCCTCATTTGTACAGAAATACCTTAACAATTTTCTGACAGGCACCAGCATCCCTTCTACTGAATTCGCTTATGAACTGACGAATAAGCTGGTTGGAGAAATTACACTGGAACAGGTAAATGCACTTGCAAAAACACTGATCACTACAGAAAACCAAATCATTATTGTACAGGCACCCGAAAAAGAAAAAGCAGGCCTGCCTACTGAGGCGCAATTGCTTGCTGCCTTAAAAAATGCTGGCAATGGCGTAACTGCTTATGTAGACAATTCCTTAAACAAACCTTTGCTGGAGCAAAAACCTGCCGCCGGAAAGATTGTTAATGAACAGAAAATAGATCAGATCGGCGTTACAGAACTGACCTTAAGCAATGGCATCAAAGTGTTACTGAAACCAACAGATTTCAAAAATGACCAGATCATTTTCAGTTCTTTTTCTAAAGGGGGCACCTCATTGGCTACAGACGCCAATTTCCAGTCAGCCGAAACAGTTGGCCTCATTCCGCAAAGTGGTGTGGGCGACTTTAACCCTTCGCAACTGAACAAGCTTCTTGCTGGGAATACAGGAAGGGGCGGTGCTTATATAGATGGTTTATACCAGGGCTATCGTGGCAGCGCATCGCCAAAAGATCTGGAAACAGCTTTTCAAATGGTATATGCCTATGCTACAAATCCACGTAAAGATGCGGAGCTCTTTAACAAGAGCATCAGCGATTATAAAGTAGTACTGGCCAATAAAAGCGCTGATCCCGGAAGCGTTTTTGCAGATACTGTGCAGGCAGTATTATCTTCTTATCACAAACGGGGCATGCCTACAAATTTGTCTGACCTGGACAAAATCTCGCTGGATGAAAGTTTTAATTTTTATAAGAACCTGTTTGCAGATAACAGCGGGCAAACTTTTGTAATTGTGGGCGCTTTTAATATGGAAACCATTAAGCCCCTGATTGAAACTTATATTGCCAGTTTACCAGCCTCAGGGCAGGCACATAACTTTGTCGACAACGGAATATACCCTCCCCTTGGAAAAGTAAGTAAAACTGTTTACAAAGGACTAGAAGACAAAGCTTCGGTTGAACTGTATCTGCATGGGGATTATGAGTTTAATGCCCAAAACAATGTACAGCTGGAGGCATTAAAAGCGGCACTTGAGATAAAGATACTCGAACGCCTGCGTGAAAAGGAAAGCGGCGTTTATAGTCCCAGGGTTGGGCTGAGCATCAAGAAATACCCAAAAGCCCATTATTATTTTACCATTTCTTTTAGCTGTGCCACAGCCAATGTTGAAAAACTGATTGGAGCCGCATTAGATGAGGTTAAACAGATTAAAGATAGTGGCGCAACTGCAGATGACATCAGCAAGTTTAAATCGGAAGAACAGCGCCAGATAGAGCTGAGCCTGCGTGACAATAGTTACTGGCTGAGCTACCTGACCAACCGTTTGAAGAACGGAGAAGCTCTTACACAATTACTGGACGCCCAGCAAAGAATAAACAATGTTACTGTAGAAACTACCAGGGCAACAGCGCAAAAGTATTTAAACGAAGACAACTATATTCGTTTGGTATTACTGCCACAGAAATAA